One Paenarthrobacter aurescens TC1 DNA window includes the following coding sequences:
- a CDS encoding putative ATP-binding protein Mrp (identified by match to protein family HMM PF01883), whose product MTTASAEALHAALATVIDPELRRPITELGMVESVSADDDGAVHVAVLLTIAGCPLRETITKDATDALTRVEGVTGVDVELKVMTPEQREALKEQLRGPGGQRGIPFTKPGSLTKVYAVASGKGGVGKSSVTVNLACALAAQGLRVGIVDADVHGFSVPALMGITQKPTQVDDMILPPVAYGVKVISIGMFVAGNQPVAWRGPMLHRALEQFLTDVYFGDLDALFLDLPPGTGDIAISVAQLLPNAEILVVTTPQAAAADVAERAGTIATQTGQKVAGVIENMSYLEMPDGGRMELFGSGGGAILAERLSAAVGTEVPLLGQIPLDIRLREGGDAGKPVVLAAPETAAAKAMEGVAAALATRPRGLSGMPLGIQPR is encoded by the coding sequence ATGACCACCGCATCGGCCGAGGCGCTGCACGCTGCCTTGGCAACCGTCATCGATCCCGAGCTCCGGCGCCCCATCACGGAACTCGGGATGGTGGAGTCGGTGTCTGCCGATGATGACGGAGCCGTGCACGTTGCCGTTCTGCTGACCATCGCCGGGTGCCCCCTGCGCGAGACCATTACCAAGGACGCCACCGACGCCCTCACCCGCGTAGAAGGCGTCACAGGCGTGGACGTGGAACTGAAGGTCATGACCCCAGAGCAGCGCGAAGCCCTCAAGGAACAGCTCCGCGGCCCCGGTGGACAGCGTGGCATACCCTTCACCAAGCCTGGGTCCCTGACCAAGGTGTACGCCGTAGCCAGCGGAAAAGGCGGCGTGGGCAAGTCATCCGTCACCGTCAACCTGGCCTGTGCACTGGCCGCCCAGGGCCTCCGCGTGGGCATTGTGGACGCCGATGTGCACGGCTTCTCCGTCCCCGCGCTGATGGGCATCACACAAAAGCCCACCCAAGTGGACGACATGATCCTTCCGCCTGTGGCTTACGGCGTGAAGGTCATCTCCATAGGCATGTTCGTTGCGGGCAACCAGCCGGTGGCGTGGCGCGGTCCGATGCTGCACAGGGCCCTTGAGCAATTCCTCACCGATGTTTACTTCGGCGATCTCGATGCCCTCTTCCTGGACCTTCCCCCTGGCACAGGGGACATCGCGATTTCCGTGGCGCAGCTCTTGCCCAACGCGGAAATCCTGGTGGTCACCACGCCGCAGGCAGCTGCTGCGGACGTCGCCGAACGTGCCGGAACCATCGCCACCCAGACAGGGCAGAAGGTGGCCGGTGTCATCGAGAACATGTCCTACTTGGAAATGCCCGACGGCGGGCGCATGGAATTGTTCGGAAGTGGCGGGGGTGCCATCCTGGCTGAGCGGTTGAGCGCTGCTGTGGGCACCGAGGTTCCGCTCCTCGGCCAGATTCCACTGGACATCCGCTTGCGGGAAGGCGGCGACGCCGGGAAACCCGTAGTTCTGGCCGCACCCGAAACGGCCGCCGCCAAAGCGATGGAGGGTGTTGCTGCAGCCTTGGCAACCCGGCCACGCGGGCTGTCCGGCATGCCTTTGGGAATCCAGCCGCGCTGA
- a CDS encoding putative twin-arginine translocation protein: MLGINGPEFILLLIIGVLVIGPSRLPEYTQKLANLVKEVRRMASGAREQIKEEVGIDIDEVDWKKYDPRQYDPRRIIKDALLDDDTKPVSAGAPVAAAAAAGAKPKAPARIIERLAEGEAAPFDTEAT; the protein is encoded by the coding sequence GTGCTTGGAATCAACGGCCCGGAGTTCATACTCCTTCTGATTATCGGCGTACTCGTCATCGGTCCCAGCCGTTTGCCCGAATACACTCAAAAGCTCGCCAACCTGGTTAAGGAAGTGCGCCGGATGGCTTCCGGCGCACGCGAGCAGATCAAAGAAGAAGTCGGCATCGACATCGATGAGGTCGACTGGAAGAAATACGATCCCCGTCAGTACGATCCCCGTCGCATCATCAAGGATGCGCTCCTGGACGACGACACCAAGCCGGTCAGTGCCGGCGCCCCCGTAGCTGCTGCTGCAGCAGCAGGTGCCAAACCCAAGGCCCCTGCGCGGATCATCGAGCGGCTTGCCGAGGGCGAAGCCGCCCCGTTCGATACCGAAGCAACCTGA